The Oncorhynchus masou masou isolate Uvic2021 chromosome 31, UVic_Omas_1.1, whole genome shotgun sequence genome includes a region encoding these proteins:
- the LOC135525238 gene encoding Iroquois homeobox protein 5a-like, translating into MAYPQGFLFQPSVSLALHSCPPFSSSVILGGPRTEELGRSSSGSAFAPYAGSPAFNGSSPGFNSHLQYSGEQTAALNSFVGSAYDPSAGIAGSLEYHPFGVALGYPYGDPAYRKNATRDATATLKAWLNEHRKNPYPTKGEKIMLAIITKMTLTQVSTWFANARRRLKKENKMTWIPRNRSEDEEEDDNIDLEKNDDEEEPLLPTAEIGSKNEAVGQHLNPVGIPCEKYKEDNSGNDMEPVLIDPNVKDHGDRRVPEMPRPTTAASPQNAEVGVERDSDSAASESPPPLRRNDSGNSSNATSVIHSALPAPKPKLWSLAEIATSSDKCKGCSDAAQTVPRQLRTEIPGGRPMSSPLRDASQNLFPHSAALSRHVYYTSPFFQGYSNYHGTFGHLQSPGSNMGSATHLNGLHQTMLHRAEALARDSQARSQTQIDICKDLRYEIKKGMTHV; encoded by the exons ATGGCCTATCCTCAAGGCTTTCTCTTCCAACCGTCGGTGTCTCTAGCTCTCCATTCCTGTCCCCCGTTCAGTTCCAGTGTGATTTTAGGAGGACCAAGGACAGAGGAACTGGGCCGGTCGTCTTCAGGCTCAGCCTTCGCCCCTTACGCGGGATCACCGGCGTTCAATGGTTCATCCCCCGGCTTCAATTCTCACCTCCAGTATAGCGGAGAGCAGACGGCGGCACTGAACTCATTTGTG GGCTCCGCGTACGATCCCTCAGCGGGTATCGCTGGCTCTTTAGAGTATCACCCGTTCGGTGTAGCATTGGGCTATCCATATGGAGACCCTGCATACAGGAAAAATGCTACAAGAGATGCGACTGCCACTCTCAAAGCGTGGCTCAATGAACACCGTAAAAACCCCTACCCAACCAAGGGTGAGAAGATCATGCTGGCCATCATTACTAAGATGACCCTTACCCAAGTGTCCACCTGGTTCGCCAACGCCAGACGGCGGTTGAAGAAAGAGAATAAAATGACGTGGATCCCGAGGAATAGAAGTGAGGATGAGGAAGAAGATGACAACATTGACCTGGAGAAGAATGACGACGAAGAAGAGCCACTTCTGCCCACGGCAGAAATTGGGTCGAAAAATGAAGCAG TTGGGCAGCATCTTAATCCAGTGGGAATCCCCTGTGAGAAATACAAAGAAGACAATAGCGGCAATGACATGGAACCTGTCTTAATTGATCCGAATGTAAAGGACCACGGGGACAGGAGAGTGCCCGAGATGCCACGGCCCACCACCGCAGCATCTCCCCAAAACGCGGAAGTTGGAGTGGAAAGGGATTCAGACTCCGCAGCCTCGGAAAGTCCACCTCCACTGAGGCGTAATGACTCAGGCAACTCCAGCAACGCTACATCAGTGATTCACTCGGCCCTTCCGGCCCCGAAACCAAAACTGTGGTCGCTCGCGGAGATTGCAACTTCTTCGGATAAATGTAAAGGATGTAGTGATGCCGCTCAGACCGTGCCCAGACAATTACGTACAGAGATTCCGGGCGGTAGGCCTATGTCATCTCCATTACGAGACGCTTCTCAGAATCTTTTCCCTCACAGTGCAGCCCTATCCAGACATGTATATTATACGTCTCCCTTTTTCCAGGGTTACTCGAACTATCATGGCACTTTTGGACACCTGCAGAGCCCCGGATCCAACATGGGCTCAGCGACGCATTTAAATGGATTACATCAAACTATGTTACACAGAGCCGAGGCTCTGGCAAGAGACAGCCAAGCCAGGAGCCAAACACAGATAGATATTTGTAAAGACTTGAGATATGAAATTAAGAAAGGTATGACACATGTCTAG